CGTTCATTGGATGGGTGTCAGGATTGTGATTGGCTGGCTCTAGGTCGGAGCTGAGCCGTATTATGCAAATCACCTGAAACGGTCTCATTGCGCGAGGGAGACTTGAATTTTCAAATTATCAGCACGACCCAACGGTTTGTAACCGTCTGAAACGTCCAGTCACCCCGAATATGTTTCGTTTCTGTATCCTCTGGGAGAAAACTAATTACCTACATAAGCCAAGCACCATATCATACGGTAAAATAAAAGAACTACGAGTGCTTGTCATCTGGACAATGTGTTTCATATCATACATGGTCCTCTAAAGTTTCTTCAGAATTTGTGAACAATCCCGTTGCACAGAAACTCTCCCAATTCTTTGAGGGTTATTTGTTTGCTTCACTGAGAACCCAGTGGGAGTCTCGAATAAATTATTTGGGGAAATACACCGCAGGATGTggggaattggaaataaaaacaaagtgctggagaaactcgctGGCACCAGCGGTGGAAGACAGAAGTCACATCAGACTCAAAACTATTAACCTTTCCCCACTACTCTATTCCAGGACAGTGGAAAGGTTTATTTTGATGAAATTAACCGTTACTAGCGGACCCTTAACGATGCTCCTTTGAAAACAAAGCAACATAGGAAATTGTCTTGACCTTCGAACATTGAGACAACCGCACTCATGTTTTCATGATACGATCttaaaattttattttttaatctgGTTACTTTTTGACAAATTTGCTTTCTAATTATTTTTTTTCGTCCTTAGGTCACATCAAGTCATAATTGAACGTGACAGCCACCGCCCTGCAGCATTTGTTATCCTTGCGTTTGTAAAATctataaatagattttaaaatgacTTTCAAATATTGCACTGTAATGGAAACATATCCAAGAAACATGTCGAAGATTGTATTAAGTTTAAGGTCTTTCGGGAAGAAGTAGGTGGCTCTGAAAAGAGCCTTTGTTTTCTGTGGCAGTTTTGATTTCCCCTTATCCCGTCTCCACTTCAGGCGTAGACCTTGCTGGGGTGCCCTGTTTTCTTGGGCAGCAGCACTGCCTGGATGTTGGGCAGGACGCCGCCCTGGGCAATAGTGACTCCTCCGAGCAGTTTGTTGAGCTCCTCGTCATTGCGGATGGCGAGCTGCAAGTGGCGGGGAATAATACGAGTTTTCTTGTTGTCCCTGGCCGCGTTACCAGCCAACTCAAGGATCTCGGCGGTTAGGTACTCGAGGACGGCAGCCAAGTAAACAGGGGCCCCAGCCCCGACCCGCTCAGCATAATGCCCCTTCCGTAGAAGGCGGTGGATACGACCAACTGGAAACTGAAGACCGGCTCGGGAGGAACGGGTCTTAGCCTTTGCTCGACCTTTACCTCCAGTTTTACCACGACCTGACATTCTCAAAGTATAAACATCAACTAACCAGTCACAACTGCCGTTcttccttttatatcttctgctgGGATCAGCCTGCTGTAGGTTTGTATTGGTTGATTTACACTCCTTTGTTTCTGATTGGTGCTCCTTTCACGAAGCGAGTCGAAATATTCCAGGATCTTATTTTAACCAATGGGAACAGTCATTTCATCATCCTTCATTAGCATATTATTGCAATCCAACAATGTAACAAGCGTTAAGCCTGAATACTGACTTTTACAAATTACAGACTCCTACAGTTACATCGATTACTGCATATGACCATAAGCAATAGGACCATGAGTAGGCCGTTCGGCCCTGGAGACTGATTCGACATTTCTCACGTCCACTAAGCCCTCTGGTCTTCGACTCTCCCGTGAAGAgagacatcctctcagcatttaccctgtcaaaccttttAAGTATCCGATATGTTTTAACGAGatcatccctcattcttctaaactctagagagTAAATTCTAAACCTCTTCAACCTTTACTGATCAGACAATCCCTCCATGCCAGGAATCATTTTTGAGAAATCTCCCTGAATTGCCTTCAATGCAATGATACCTTAACGAAGAGGACCAAAGCTTGCTCATAGAATTCcacatgtggtctcaccagcactttgcACAGttcagtaagacttccctacttttatactcatGTGCCTTGTGACATAGAGTCAAAAGTCCATTacccttcctaattacctgctgcactgcAATTTTTTGTGTTTCTTGCATAAGTAATCCCCAATACTTTTGCATTGTAATTttttgcagtttttaaaaaatattttctgttctttgttctcCCTTCAAACATAAACAGCTGCACAGTTGGCTTACACtcaatttgccaactttttgctcacatgattagggggttagatagggttgacagtgagaacctttttccacgtatggagtcagctattacaagagggcatagctttaaattaagggggggtagatataggactgatgttaggggtaggtt
This Chiloscyllium punctatum isolate Juve2018m chromosome 30, sChiPun1.3, whole genome shotgun sequence DNA region includes the following protein-coding sequences:
- the LOC140454980 gene encoding histone H2A-like, yielding MSGRGKTGGKGRAKAKTRSSRAGLQFPVGRIHRLLRKGHYAERVGAGAPVYLAAVLEYLTAEILELAGNAARDNKKTRIIPRHLQLAIRNDEELNKLLGGVTIAQGGVLPNIQAVLLPKKTGHPSKVYA